From the genome of Ectobacillus sp. JY-23, one region includes:
- a CDS encoding CRISPR-associated DxTHG motif protein, with protein MIVTHGFNSMAVIHKWQMCRYRVRNNYTM; from the coding sequence CTGATAGTCACTCATGGATTCAATTCGATGGCTGTAATCCACAAATGGCAGATGTGCCGTTACCGAGTTAGGAACAATTACACAATGTAA
- a CDS encoding YitT family protein, which produces MKERLSFFTLGLLVLTLGVALIIKSNLGASAWDALAVGESKMFGLTVGTCVFINGIILIFINAALLKKRPEVLAAATIFVIGMLIDFWLLIVLKDFSPQAALLQYTSLLSGILTMGIGVAVYLQAKFPSSPMDTLMVAIHTRFNLNLRTSRIISESFALLLAFLFKGAIGIGTIIVTLSLGFVVQFFYPMFEQMLKKRSFQQ; this is translated from the coding sequence ATGAAAGAGAGACTTTCTTTTTTTACGCTTGGACTTTTAGTTCTAACCTTGGGTGTAGCACTTATTATTAAATCGAATTTAGGGGCATCTGCATGGGATGCACTTGCAGTTGGAGAATCTAAGATGTTTGGGTTAACAGTCGGAACATGTGTATTTATTAATGGTATTATTCTTATTTTCATCAACGCAGCTCTGTTGAAAAAACGTCCGGAAGTGTTGGCCGCCGCTACCATTTTTGTAATTGGTATGTTAATTGATTTTTGGCTTCTCATTGTTTTAAAAGACTTTTCGCCACAAGCAGCATTGCTGCAATATACATCCTTATTGTCTGGTATTTTAACAATGGGCATCGGTGTTGCTGTTTACTTACAAGCAAAGTTTCCTTCTAGTCCAATGGACACGTTAATGGTTGCTATTCATACGCGTTTTAACTTAAATCTGCGCACTTCTCGTATTATTAGTGAAAGCTTTGCGCTATTACTTGCTTTTTTATTTAAAGGAGCCATCGGCATCGGAACGATTATTGTAACACTCTCTCTCGGCTTCGTTGTACAGTTCTTTTATCCGATGTTTGAACAAATGTTAAAAAAGCGCAGTTTTCAGCAATAG